One genomic window of Halolamina sediminis includes the following:
- a CDS encoding PAS domain-containing protein, producing the protein MERSDLFGLLLDQSQDKIALLDEAGTFTYVNAAAERILGFEPDDLVGESAFEFVHPEDLDTVREEFYRTVRSDSFREGTIEYRHRASDGWVWLESRMSNLTHEKLDGYVVSSRDVTDRVQAEREQAETATRLEGIAAVSGDVLWMFDADWSELLFVNPAYEEIFGEPTEAVYDDPSAFLDAVHPQDRPAVEDAMRRIAAGESVEMEYRVNPEEEYKRWVWFQGEPITQNGEVVRVAGFARDITERRRRERQLVVMDNLLRHTLRNDLNVVLGQADLIDDEFPEAADHTEIIHRVGNQLLKSAEKEREIIDLLTDQQWREPVDIHQLVVTGVETVRERYPDCVVEVGTLEPAVVQGRPELEQAITELLENAVQHCEDANPGVQVRLRQAGDDAELVIEDGGEPIPAIEADVLTGDHDEMTNVYHSSGLGFWLVYWAVELSNGEIDIDAPATCGNRITVSLPLARDDEL; encoded by the coding sequence ATGGAACGGTCCGACCTGTTCGGACTCCTCCTCGATCAGTCCCAGGATAAGATCGCGCTGCTGGACGAGGCAGGGACGTTCACCTACGTCAACGCGGCAGCCGAGCGCATCCTCGGCTTCGAGCCCGACGACCTCGTGGGGGAGAGCGCCTTCGAGTTCGTCCACCCCGAGGACCTCGACACCGTCCGAGAGGAGTTCTACCGAACGGTTCGGAGCGACAGCTTCCGCGAGGGGACGATCGAGTACCGCCACCGGGCCAGCGACGGCTGGGTGTGGCTGGAGAGCCGGATGTCGAACCTCACCCACGAGAAGCTCGACGGTTACGTGGTGAGTTCGCGGGACGTGACCGACCGCGTGCAGGCCGAGCGCGAGCAGGCGGAGACCGCCACCCGGCTGGAGGGGATCGCCGCGGTGTCGGGCGATGTACTCTGGATGTTCGACGCCGACTGGTCGGAGCTGTTGTTCGTCAACCCCGCCTACGAGGAGATATTCGGCGAGCCGACCGAGGCGGTGTACGACGACCCGAGCGCGTTCCTCGACGCGGTTCACCCACAGGACCGCCCCGCGGTCGAGGACGCGATGAGACGAATCGCGGCCGGCGAGTCAGTGGAGATGGAGTACCGCGTCAACCCCGAGGAGGAGTACAAGCGCTGGGTGTGGTTCCAGGGCGAGCCGATCACGCAGAACGGCGAGGTCGTACGCGTCGCCGGGTTCGCGAGGGACATCACCGAGCGACGGCGCCGGGAGCGACAGCTGGTCGTGATGGACAATCTCCTCAGACACACGCTCCGGAACGACCTCAACGTCGTGCTCGGGCAGGCAGACCTGATCGACGACGAGTTCCCCGAGGCCGCGGATCACACCGAGATCATCCACCGCGTCGGGAACCAACTCCTCAAGAGCGCGGAGAAGGAACGCGAGATCATCGACCTGCTCACCGACCAGCAGTGGCGCGAACCGGTCGACATCCACCAGCTGGTCGTCACGGGCGTCGAGACCGTCCGCGAACGCTATCCGGACTGCGTCGTCGAGGTAGGTACGCTCGAGCCGGCGGTCGTTCAGGGTCGGCCGGAGCTAGAGCAGGCGATCACCGAACTGCTGGAGAACGCCGTCCAGCACTGCGAGGACGCGAACCCGGGGGTACAGGTCCGGCTCCGGCAGGCGGGCGACGACGCCGAGCTCGTCATCGAGGACGGCGGGGAGCCGATCCCCGCGATCGAGGCGGACGTGCTCACCGGCGACCACGACGAGATGACGAACGTCTACCACAGCAGCGGGCTGGGGTTCTGGCTCGTCTACTGGGCCGTGGAGCTCTCCAACGGGGAGATCGACATCGACGCGCCGGCGACGTGTGGCAACCGGATCACCGTCTCGCTACCGCTGGCGCGGGACGACGAACTGTAA
- a CDS encoding adenosylcobalamin-dependent ribonucleoside-diphosphate reductase produces MSSPDLGADELTLPIKRTDGETLEDRLTQNAYENILPARYLRKNADGEVTEGQEELFARVAKNIALAEAVYEAERQGVEVTVTPDQLKPDHPRRDELAEDVFGAGVDAETDTETTLTEHNVNKFAYDTVVPELDEEIAASVRETREEFETLMTDLSFMPNSPTLMNAGDELQQLSACFVDSPADDITDIHQTAKEAAEVFQSGGGMGYAFWKLRPYGDSVGSTGGIASGPITFMRTFDQMCETIAQGGARRGAQMGVMRVSHPDVIQFIHAKNKDVSLANTLRLNDPDDFTHNSFADALEEARELIDDEGRVPEHLRNAVEGHLSNFNISVGVTDDFMAALKKGEEFTFTNPRTEEPHIATPETKELYDMFGLGEHVEVGEELSVPAEDLWDQLIEGAHENGEPGVIYLERVNKRHSFDVEEHPDHRILATNPCGEQPLEEYEACNLGHINLSTLAAQDAPDWRVWADEHADEYDSHEDAVSAFLDEAMNWEDFDHRIAYGTRFLENVVTMSDFPVDEIEQKVREMRKIGLGVMGLAQLYIQLGVRYGTDDADEIARQLMTHINHGSKDASHELAQERGTFADWDDSKFADPTSYPDWFEHHTGEDPEEWAEGYPLRNHNTTTIAPTGTTSMIGNTTGGCEPIYNVAYYKNVSGDVQGDEMLVEFDDYFLRALEDNDLDVEAVKKEAQEQMANNEFDGVEGLETVPDALGELFVVTGDLSAKQHASIQCAAQEGVDSAISKTVNAPNDASLEDAKEAFEFVYDNGGKGVTYYRDGTRSKQVLTTRADNTEFADEDEAAEALVEQITEVFGGLEGFLENEDVQAALDTQVEQLLAEADGEDTPLGRKRPRPDVLHGVTQRIDTGYGKLYVNINEDPQTGEPFELFANIGNSGGFTASFTEALAKTISTSLRSGVDPEEVASELQGIRSPKVAWDKGEQIQSIPDAIGTAMRRYLDGEIDKGIPQQQTIDELDEEAAEPSTDGGATTQPPSEPTNVDIDDADGAADAATEDDATSELIASGESPECPDCGSMSLYYSEGCKTCESCGWSEC; encoded by the coding sequence GTGAGTTCGCCCGATCTCGGCGCCGACGAGCTGACGCTCCCGATCAAGCGCACCGACGGCGAGACGCTGGAGGACCGCCTCACGCAGAACGCCTACGAGAACATCCTGCCCGCCCGGTACCTCCGGAAGAACGCCGACGGCGAGGTCACCGAGGGCCAGGAGGAGCTGTTCGCCCGCGTCGCGAAGAACATCGCGCTGGCCGAGGCCGTCTACGAGGCCGAGCGCCAGGGCGTCGAGGTGACGGTCACGCCCGACCAGCTCAAGCCCGACCACCCGCGGCGCGACGAGCTCGCCGAGGACGTGTTCGGCGCAGGTGTCGACGCCGAAACCGACACCGAGACGACTCTCACCGAACACAACGTCAACAAGTTCGCCTACGACACCGTCGTCCCCGAACTCGACGAGGAAATCGCGGCGTCGGTCCGCGAGACCCGCGAGGAGTTCGAGACGCTGATGACGGATCTCTCCTTCATGCCGAACTCGCCGACGCTGATGAACGCCGGCGACGAGCTCCAGCAGCTCTCTGCCTGTTTCGTCGACTCGCCCGCCGACGACATCACGGACATCCACCAGACGGCCAAGGAGGCCGCCGAGGTGTTCCAGTCCGGCGGCGGCATGGGCTATGCGTTCTGGAAGCTCCGACCCTACGGCGACTCCGTCGGTTCGACCGGCGGGATCGCCTCCGGCCCGATCACGTTCATGCGGACGTTCGACCAGATGTGCGAGACGATCGCCCAGGGCGGCGCCCGTCGCGGCGCCCAGATGGGCGTGATGCGCGTCTCGCACCCGGACGTGATCCAGTTCATCCACGCGAAGAACAAGGACGTGAGCCTCGCGAACACGCTGCGGCTCAACGACCCCGACGACTTCACGCACAACTCCTTTGCGGACGCGCTGGAGGAGGCTCGCGAGCTCATCGACGACGAGGGTCGCGTGCCCGAACACCTGCGTAACGCCGTCGAGGGCCACCTCTCGAACTTCAACATCTCCGTCGGCGTCACCGACGACTTCATGGCGGCGCTGAAAAAGGGTGAGGAGTTCACCTTCACCAACCCCCGGACGGAGGAGCCCCACATCGCGACGCCGGAGACGAAGGAGCTGTACGACATGTTCGGGCTCGGCGAGCACGTCGAGGTCGGCGAGGAGCTCTCGGTGCCCGCCGAGGATCTCTGGGACCAGCTCATCGAGGGCGCCCACGAGAACGGCGAACCGGGCGTGATCTACCTCGAACGGGTGAACAAGCGCCACTCCTTCGACGTGGAGGAGCACCCGGACCACCGCATCCTCGCGACGAACCCCTGTGGCGAGCAGCCCCTGGAGGAGTACGAGGCCTGTAACCTCGGCCACATCAACCTCTCCACGCTCGCGGCACAGGATGCGCCGGACTGGCGCGTCTGGGCCGACGAGCACGCCGACGAGTACGACAGCCACGAGGACGCCGTCTCGGCGTTCCTCGACGAGGCGATGAACTGGGAGGACTTCGACCACCGCATCGCCTACGGCACGCGGTTCCTCGAGAACGTCGTCACGATGTCGGACTTCCCGGTCGACGAGATCGAGCAGAAGGTCCGGGAGATGCGCAAGATCGGCCTCGGCGTCATGGGGCTGGCCCAGCTGTACATCCAGCTCGGCGTGCGCTACGGCACCGACGACGCCGACGAGATCGCCCGCCAGCTGATGACCCACATCAACCACGGGTCGAAGGACGCCAGCCACGAGCTCGCCCAGGAGCGGGGCACCTTCGCGGACTGGGACGACTCGAAGTTCGCTGACCCGACGTCCTACCCCGACTGGTTCGAGCACCACACCGGCGAGGATCCCGAGGAGTGGGCCGAGGGCTACCCGCTGCGCAACCACAACACGACGACGATCGCGCCGACGGGCACCACGTCGATGATCGGCAACACGACCGGCGGCTGTGAGCCGATCTACAACGTCGCCTACTACAAGAACGTCTCCGGCGACGTCCAGGGCGACGAGATGCTCGTCGAGTTCGACGACTACTTCCTGCGTGCGCTGGAGGACAACGACCTCGACGTCGAGGCTGTGAAGAAGGAGGCTCAAGAGCAGATGGCCAACAACGAGTTCGACGGCGTCGAGGGGCTGGAGACGGTCCCGGACGCGCTGGGCGAACTGTTCGTGGTCACCGGCGACCTGAGCGCCAAGCAGCACGCCTCGATCCAGTGTGCGGCCCAGGAGGGCGTCGACTCCGCCATCTCGAAGACGGTCAACGCGCCCAACGACGCCAGCCTCGAAGACGCCAAGGAGGCGTTCGAGTTCGTCTACGACAACGGCGGCAAGGGCGTCACCTACTACCGCGACGGCACCCGCAGCAAGCAGGTGCTCACCACCCGCGCCGACAACACCGAGTTCGCCGACGAGGACGAGGCCGCCGAGGCGCTCGTCGAGCAGATCACCGAGGTGTTCGGCGGGCTCGAAGGGTTCCTCGAGAACGAGGACGTCCAGGCCGCCCTCGACACGCAGGTCGAGCAGCTTCTCGCGGAGGCCGACGGCGAGGACACGCCGCTGGGCCGCAAGCGCCCGCGCCCGGACGTGCTCCACGGCGTCACCCAGCGCATCGACACCGGCTACGGGAAGCTGTACGTCAACATCAACGAGGACCCCCAGACCGGCGAGCCGTTCGAGCTGTTCGCGAACATCGGTAACTCCGGCGGCTTCACCGCCTCCTTCACCGAGGCGCTCGCGAAGACGATCTCCACCTCGCTGCGCTCGGGCGTCGACCCCGAGGAGGTCGCGAGCGAGCTGCAGGGCATCCGCAGCCCGAAGGTCGCCTGGGACAAGGGCGAGCAGATCCAGTCGATCCCCGACGCCATCGGGACGGCGATGCGGCGCTACCTCGACGGCGAGATCGACAAGGGGATCCCCCAGCAGCAGACGATCGACGAGCTCGACGAGGAGGCCGCCGAGCCCTCGACGGACGGTGGGGCGACGACCCAGCCGCCGAGCGAGCCGACGAACGTCGACATCGACGACGCCGACGGCGCCGCCGACGCTGCGACCGAGGACGACGCCACGAGCGAGCTGATCGCGTCGGGCGAGAGCCCGGAGTGTCCCGACTGTGGCTCGATGAGTCTCTACTACTCCGAAGGCTGCAAGACCTGCGAGTCCTGCGGCTGGAGCGAGTGTTAG
- the truA gene encoding tRNA pseudouridine(38-40) synthase TruA → MRAFRLAYDGREFYGFQRQPDVPTVEGTLLDTLEAGGIVDDGETPSGYAAAGRTDAGVSAVAQTVAFEAPDWCTPAALNGRLPGSIRAWAAADVPEEFHATHAASERCYTYHLHAPDAADEIAREAADRLSGNHDFHNLTSDESGTVRDASVRVERDGEFLVVTVSAGGFPRGFVRRLVGVLAEVAVDGQSLARVAEVLSEESLQGGRGVPRMPPEPLVLTGVTYPDVDFSIDEEAVESARGVFGQRRTSALERLRVTESVLQSIRE, encoded by the coding sequence ATGCGTGCGTTCAGGCTGGCCTACGACGGGCGAGAGTTCTACGGCTTCCAGCGACAGCCCGACGTGCCGACCGTCGAGGGAACGCTGCTCGACACGCTCGAGGCGGGCGGGATCGTCGACGACGGCGAGACGCCGTCGGGGTACGCCGCCGCGGGGCGGACGGACGCGGGCGTCTCCGCGGTCGCCCAGACGGTCGCGTTCGAGGCGCCCGACTGGTGTACGCCCGCCGCGCTCAACGGCCGGCTCCCGGGCTCGATCCGGGCGTGGGCCGCCGCGGACGTGCCCGAGGAGTTCCACGCGACCCACGCCGCCAGCGAGCGGTGCTACACGTACCACCTCCACGCTCCCGACGCCGCCGACGAGATCGCGCGCGAGGCCGCGGATCGACTTTCCGGCAACCACGACTTCCACAACCTCACCAGCGACGAGAGCGGGACCGTCCGGGACGCGTCGGTTCGCGTCGAACGCGACGGGGAGTTCCTCGTCGTCACGGTCTCCGCGGGGGGGTTCCCGCGCGGGTTCGTCAGGCGGCTGGTCGGCGTGCTCGCGGAGGTGGCCGTCGACGGGCAGTCGCTCGCGCGGGTGGCGGAGGTGCTGAGCGAGGAGTCGCTACAGGGCGGCCGCGGCGTCCCGCGGATGCCGCCCGAACCGCTGGTGTTGACGGGCGTGACCTACCCAGACGTTGATTTCTCGATCGACGAGGAAGCCGTCGAGAGTGCGCGCGGCGTGTTCGGCCAGCGGCGTACGAGCGCCCTAGAGCGTCTGCGCGTGACGGAGTCGGTGTTGCAGAGTATTCGGGAGTAG
- a CDS encoding helix-turn-helix transcriptional regulator, with amino-acid sequence MSPPALQRAHLVAAVVFVAGVLVLTVQLLTPSPVVVSVGENGTQATTIGQYFTYTEAAVVAVTAAACGGSGTFLLLYGRGRTSEEQAQRPANLSGRRMRTAGDGGVATGGGRPETAGGSDGSEAVGERWQATLDRLANNEETIYELLVDADGELPQRTLVEETDLSKATVSRTLDTLEQRGLVERRRDGMGNTVLLT; translated from the coding sequence ATGAGCCCTCCTGCCCTCCAGCGCGCTCATCTCGTGGCGGCGGTCGTGTTCGTCGCCGGCGTGCTCGTTCTCACTGTCCAACTGCTCACACCCTCACCGGTCGTCGTTTCGGTGGGGGAGAACGGTACCCAGGCGACCACCATCGGCCAGTACTTCACGTATACCGAGGCGGCGGTAGTCGCGGTCACGGCTGCGGCCTGTGGCGGCAGCGGGACGTTCCTGCTCCTCTACGGGCGAGGGCGAACCAGCGAAGAACAGGCACAGCGGCCCGCGAACTTGAGCGGGAGACGGATGCGCACGGCGGGGGACGGTGGTGTCGCTACCGGAGGTGGACGCCCGGAGACAGCCGGCGGCAGCGACGGATCGGAGGCCGTCGGGGAGCGCTGGCAGGCGACGCTCGACCGTCTCGCGAACAACGAGGAGACGATCTACGAACTGCTGGTGGACGCCGACGGGGAGCTCCCCCAGCGAACGCTGGTCGAGGAGACGGACCTCTCGAAGGCGACGGTGAGCCGAACACTGGATACTCTCGAACAGAGAGGGCTGGTCGAACGCCGGCGCGACGGCATGGGGAACACCGTCCTCCTCACCTAG
- a CDS encoding M20/M25/M40 family metallo-hydrolase, whose protein sequence is MDGFDAAIGRTWTDDRPGEFLTDLTAIGSRMGGSEGEARAAEIVADAFRDAGVRNVEQDPFEMQAWQRGDSSLRVRSPVEREFETIALPYSPAGEVEGELVDAGYGTPEEIDELDVAGKIVVASTTTPEGGRFIHRMEKFGYAIGQGAAAFVFVNHVPGQLPPTGSLTFGREAEAPAVGVSKETGAWLTEFAEVSNSDTSNSRFRSAKSGNAEGDTRVRLTVDAETTTGRSQNVQGRLGPETDEEILLLAHYDGHDIAEGALDNGCGVAAVLTAARVLSEAENELDRGVRVVAVGCEEVGLLGAEHLAETIDHDDVAAVVNVDGGGRFRDLIALTHTSESTGEAVERVSERANHPVEVESDPHPFSDQWPFVRAGVPSVQLHSDSGERGRGWGHTHADTRDKADDRNIREHGVLTALLVDELASTDADRLEQEELAEAFRELEFETGMKAASLWPEGWE, encoded by the coding sequence ATGGACGGATTCGACGCCGCGATCGGGCGGACGTGGACCGACGACCGGCCGGGCGAGTTCCTCACCGACCTCACCGCGATCGGGAGCCGGATGGGCGGGAGCGAGGGCGAGGCACGGGCCGCGGAGATCGTCGCCGACGCGTTCCGCGACGCGGGCGTTCGGAACGTCGAACAGGACCCCTTCGAGATGCAGGCCTGGCAGCGAGGGGACTCCTCGCTCCGCGTCCGATCGCCGGTCGAGCGGGAGTTCGAGACGATCGCGCTTCCGTACTCCCCGGCGGGCGAAGTGGAGGGCGAACTGGTCGACGCGGGCTACGGCACGCCCGAGGAGATCGACGAGCTCGACGTGGCGGGGAAGATCGTCGTCGCCTCGACCACGACGCCGGAGGGCGGCCGGTTCATCCACCGGATGGAGAAGTTCGGCTACGCGATCGGGCAGGGCGCCGCGGCGTTCGTGTTCGTCAACCACGTTCCCGGCCAGCTCCCGCCCACGGGCTCGCTCACGTTCGGGCGCGAGGCGGAGGCGCCGGCGGTCGGCGTGAGCAAGGAGACCGGCGCGTGGCTCACCGAGTTCGCCGAGGTATCAAACAGCGACACCTCGAACTCCCGTTTTCGCTCCGCGAAAAGCGGGAACGCCGAGGGCGACACCCGCGTCCGGCTCACCGTCGACGCTGAGACGACGACGGGTCGGAGTCAGAACGTCCAGGGGCGGCTCGGCCCCGAGACCGACGAGGAGATCCTCCTGCTGGCCCACTACGACGGCCACGACATCGCGGAGGGGGCGCTGGACAACGGCTGCGGCGTCGCGGCCGTGCTCACGGCCGCCCGCGTGCTCAGCGAGGCCGAGAACGAACTGGACCGCGGCGTCCGCGTCGTCGCCGTCGGCTGCGAGGAGGTGGGGCTGCTCGGCGCGGAACACCTCGCGGAGACGATCGATCACGACGACGTGGCGGCGGTGGTGAACGTCGACGGCGGCGGGCGGTTCCGCGACCTGATCGCGCTGACCCACACTTCGGAGTCGACCGGCGAAGCGGTCGAGCGCGTGAGCGAGCGCGCGAACCACCCGGTCGAGGTGGAGTCCGACCCCCACCCCTTCAGCGATCAGTGGCCGTTCGTCCGCGCGGGGGTGCCGTCGGTTCAACTGCACAGCGACAGCGGCGAACGCGGGCGCGGCTGGGGCCACACCCACGCCGACACCCGGGACAAGGCCGACGACCGGAACATCCGGGAGCACGGCGTCCTGACCGCGCTGCTGGTCGACGAGCTGGCGTCGACGGACGCCGATCGGCTGGAGCAGGAAGAGCTGGCCGAGGCGTTCCGGGAGCTGGAGTTCGAGACGGGGATGAAGGCGGCGTCGTTGTGGCCCGAAGGGTGGGAGTGA
- the pepF gene encoding oligoendopeptidase F, producing the protein MSTVPEREDIDEEYKWDLASIFPDEEAWQEAYDDVEERVDDLREFEGRATESAETLLELLEAYEDVMRDVSKVGAYARLRSAEDTRNQEYQAIAAKAESLQSEASSATSFLEPELQELDWDDVADLIDEEPALEEYEHFFDDALRMKPHTRSSEVEELLADLSEVTSAPSDIYGMLSNADLTFPTVEQPDGEAVEITQSNFTKLQKHEDREFRREAYERYYETWDDYRNSVGTALQNSTKKDVKLAEARNYDTAREAALDGTNVPTEVYDTLVDTVHDNLDHLQRHADLKRQALDVDELGMHDLYMSLTGEEGPEVTYEQAKEWVVEAVAPLGEEYQARMEQGLESRWVDVYENRGKRSGAFSSGTYDTQPFILMNFQDDVSSMYTLAHELGHSMHSELAAEAQPWQYSSYEIFVAEVASTVNETLLTHYLLENVDDDEIRAHALDQYLERFRSTLYRQTMFADFEQRIHERAENGQPLTPDAFDEIYGDLKETFYANADVDDLIAKEWMRIPHFYYNFYVYQYSTGISAAVAIVEKIREEGEPAAADYRAALEAGGSEYPIDVLDIAGIDMTSADPIESALSAYGERLDDAAELLELN; encoded by the coding sequence ATGAGTACCGTCCCCGAACGCGAGGACATCGACGAGGAGTACAAGTGGGATCTGGCGTCGATCTTCCCGGACGAAGAAGCGTGGCAGGAGGCCTACGACGACGTCGAAGAGCGCGTCGACGACCTGCGTGAGTTCGAGGGTCGCGCGACCGAAAGCGCCGAGACGCTGCTCGAACTGCTCGAGGCGTACGAGGACGTGATGCGCGACGTGTCGAAAGTCGGCGCCTACGCCCGGCTGCGGTCGGCCGAGGACACCCGGAACCAGGAGTATCAGGCGATCGCCGCCAAGGCCGAGTCGCTGCAGTCCGAGGCCTCCAGCGCGACCAGCTTCCTCGAACCCGAACTGCAGGAGCTCGATTGGGACGACGTGGCCGACCTGATCGACGAGGAGCCAGCCCTCGAGGAGTACGAGCACTTCTTCGACGACGCGCTGCGGATGAAGCCCCACACGCGCTCCTCGGAGGTCGAGGAGCTGCTGGCAGACCTCTCGGAGGTCACGAGCGCACCCTCGGACATCTACGGGATGCTCTCCAACGCCGACCTCACGTTCCCCACCGTCGAGCAGCCCGACGGCGAGGCGGTGGAGATCACCCAGAGCAACTTCACCAAGCTCCAGAAACACGAGGACCGCGAGTTCCGCCGCGAGGCCTACGAGCGGTACTACGAGACTTGGGACGACTACCGCAACAGCGTCGGCACCGCCCTCCAGAACAGCACGAAGAAGGACGTGAAGCTCGCCGAGGCGCGCAACTACGACACCGCCCGCGAGGCCGCCCTCGACGGCACCAACGTCCCGACTGAGGTGTACGACACGCTCGTCGACACCGTCCACGACAACCTCGACCACCTCCAGCGCCACGCCGACCTGAAGCGGCAGGCGCTGGACGTCGACGAGCTCGGGATGCACGACCTCTACATGTCGCTGACCGGCGAGGAGGGGCCCGAGGTCACCTACGAGCAGGCCAAAGAGTGGGTCGTCGAGGCCGTCGCGCCGTTGGGCGAGGAGTATCAGGCCCGGATGGAGCAGGGGCTGGAGAGCCGCTGGGTCGACGTGTACGAGAACCGCGGGAAGCGCTCGGGCGCGTTCTCCTCTGGCACGTACGACACCCAGCCGTTCATCCTGATGAACTTCCAGGACGACGTGAGTTCGATGTACACGCTGGCCCACGAGCTCGGCCACTCGATGCACTCAGAGCTCGCTGCCGAGGCCCAGCCGTGGCAGTACTCGAGCTACGAGATCTTCGTCGCCGAGGTCGCGAGCACGGTCAACGAGACCCTCCTGACCCACTACCTGCTGGAGAACGTCGACGACGACGAGATCCGCGCCCACGCGCTCGACCAGTACCTCGAACGGTTCCGCTCGACGCTGTACCGCCAGACGATGTTCGCCGACTTCGAGCAGCGCATCCACGAGCGCGCCGAGAACGGCCAGCCACTGACGCCCGACGCGTTCGACGAGATCTACGGCGACCTGAAGGAGACGTTCTACGCGAACGCCGACGTGGACGACCTGATCGCCAAGGAGTGGATGCGCATCCCCCACTTCTACTACAACTTCTACGTCTACCAGTACTCCACGGGCATCTCGGCGGCGGTCGCGATCGTCGAGAAGATCCGCGAGGAGGGTGAGCCCGCCGCCGCGGACTACCGCGCCGCGCTGGAGGCCGGCGGCAGCGAGTACCCCATCGACGTGCTCGATATCGCGGGCATCGACATGACCAGCGCCGACCCCATCGAGTCCGCGCTGTCGGCCTACGGCGAGCGACTCGACGACGCCGCCGAGCTGCTGGAGCTGAACTAG
- the pan2 gene encoding proteasome-activating nucleotidase Pan2 produces MSRSPSLPDRPRLDLDPEMSQAERLEAIREHFERLVQVNEELDERLQDAEGRKEELREEVDQLKRRNETLKTSSLYLATVEELTDDGVVIKQHGNNQEVLTELSPALEGEVEAGDRVAIDDSFSVKELLDDETDARAQAMEVEASPDVTYADIGGIDDQIREVREAVEDPLINAETFREVGVEPPSGVLLHGPPGTGKTMLAKAVANETDATFIKMAGSELVRKFIGEGARLVRDLFELASEREPAVIFIDEIDAVATTRTDSKTSGDAEVQRTMMQLLSEMDGFDDRGEVRIMAATNRFDMLDEAILRPGRFDRLIEVPKPDVEGRRRILEIHASELNLGDDVDFDALAETLEAYSGADIAALTTEAGMFAIRDGREEVRMADFEDAHEKIEEASEGAPTTGPVAFQ; encoded by the coding sequence ATGTCACGCAGCCCGTCCCTTCCCGACCGCCCCCGCTTGGACCTGGACCCCGAGATGTCTCAGGCCGAGCGCCTGGAGGCGATCCGGGAACACTTCGAGCGGCTCGTTCAGGTCAACGAGGAGCTGGACGAGCGCCTTCAGGACGCCGAGGGGCGCAAGGAGGAGCTCCGCGAGGAGGTCGACCAGCTCAAGCGCCGCAACGAGACGCTCAAGACGTCGTCGCTCTACCTCGCGACCGTCGAGGAGCTGACCGACGACGGCGTCGTCATCAAACAACACGGCAACAATCAGGAGGTGCTCACCGAGCTCTCCCCCGCGCTGGAGGGTGAGGTCGAGGCGGGCGACCGGGTCGCGATCGACGACTCCTTCTCGGTGAAGGAGCTGCTCGACGACGAGACCGACGCCCGGGCGCAGGCGATGGAGGTCGAAGCGTCGCCGGACGTCACCTACGCCGACATCGGCGGGATCGACGACCAGATCCGCGAGGTTCGCGAGGCCGTCGAGGACCCGCTGATCAACGCCGAGACGTTCCGTGAGGTCGGCGTCGAACCGCCCAGCGGCGTCCTGCTCCACGGCCCGCCGGGGACGGGGAAGACGATGCTCGCGAAGGCCGTCGCGAACGAGACCGACGCGACGTTCATCAAGATGGCCGGCTCCGAGCTGGTCCGGAAGTTCATCGGCGAGGGCGCCCGCCTCGTCCGTGACCTGTTCGAGCTCGCCTCCGAGCGCGAGCCCGCCGTCATCTTCATCGACGAGATCGACGCCGTCGCGACCACGCGGACGGACTCGAAGACATCCGGCGACGCCGAGGTCCAGCGCACGATGATGCAGCTGCTCTCGGAGATGGACGGGTTCGACGACCGCGGCGAGGTGCGCATCATGGCCGCCACGAACCGCTTCGACATGCTCGACGAGGCGATCCTGCGGCCCGGCCGCTTCGACCGCCTCATCGAGGTGCCAAAGCCCGACGTCGAGGGGCGCAGGCGCATCCTCGAGATCCACGCCTCCGAGCTCAACCTCGGCGACGACGTGGACTTCGACGCGCTCGCCGAGACGCTGGAGGCGTACTCCGGCGCCGACATCGCCGCCCTCACGACCGAGGCGGGGATGTTCGCGATCCGCGACGGGCGCGAGGAGGTCCGGATGGCCGACTTCGAGGACGCTCACGAGAAGATCGAGGAGGCCTCGGAGGGGGCGCCGACGACCGGCCCGGTCGCGTTCCAGTAA
- a CDS encoding pyruvoyl-dependent arginine decarboxylase, producing MSSSIHVVAGAGTAPTEKAAYDAALADANLHNYNLVPVSSIVPADAEVVTVDRAPDLGPAGNRLNVVQAERSAVGPETVAAGVGWATGPGPGLFYEADAEAETDVQSRLEAGLAAGRELRDWTFDHEETLIESAAAAPGEHTCVVVLAAYGESEPIC from the coding sequence GTGAGCAGCAGCATCCACGTCGTCGCCGGCGCCGGCACCGCGCCGACGGAGAAGGCAGCCTACGACGCCGCGCTCGCCGACGCGAACCTCCACAACTACAACCTCGTGCCGGTCTCCTCGATCGTCCCGGCCGACGCCGAGGTGGTGACCGTCGATCGGGCGCCGGATCTGGGTCCGGCGGGGAACCGCCTCAACGTCGTGCAGGCCGAGCGGAGCGCGGTCGGCCCGGAGACCGTCGCCGCCGGCGTCGGCTGGGCGACGGGGCCCGGCCCGGGGCTGTTCTACGAGGCCGACGCCGAGGCCGAGACCGACGTACAGTCCCGGCTGGAGGCGGGGCTGGCGGCGGGACGGGAGCTCCGGGACTGGACGTTCGACCACGAGGAGACGCTGATCGAGTCGGCGGCGGCCGCGCCGGGGGAGCACACGTGTGTGGTGGTGTTGGCGGCGTACGGCGAGAGCGAACCGATCTGTTGA